The Terracoccus luteus genome includes a region encoding these proteins:
- a CDS encoding ArgP/LysG family DNA-binding transcriptional regulator, which yields MSPEQLAALVAVVDEGTFEAAARALHVTPSAVSQRIRALEVEVGRVVVVRSVPCRPTAAGESVLRMARQHRLIELELAAELQLGSGGPVELAVAVNADSVGSWFTAVLAACAQWPEVTLRLHVHDQQRSAELLRTGTVLGAVTADPTAVQGCSTTPLLTVRYTAAATRSLVDRHRRGRSVDLATMPLVRFSADDDLQQHVLDRRGITVRPPTHVVPDSAGFEAAVLAGLGWGVLLPDQLRRLRDDDVVPLGRDDHVDVPLYWQRWRLPSSHLDRLTALVTEAARASSRPAARATRRTPR from the coding sequence GTGAGTCCGGAGCAGCTGGCCGCCCTCGTGGCCGTGGTCGACGAGGGGACCTTCGAGGCGGCCGCACGCGCGCTGCACGTCACCCCGTCCGCGGTGAGCCAACGCATCCGGGCCCTCGAGGTCGAGGTGGGGCGTGTCGTCGTCGTCCGGTCGGTCCCGTGCCGGCCCACCGCCGCCGGGGAGTCGGTGCTGCGCATGGCCCGCCAGCACCGCCTGATCGAGCTGGAGCTGGCGGCCGAGCTGCAGCTCGGCTCGGGGGGTCCTGTCGAGCTCGCCGTGGCGGTCAACGCCGACTCGGTGGGCTCGTGGTTCACGGCCGTGCTGGCCGCGTGTGCGCAGTGGCCCGAGGTCACCCTGCGTCTGCACGTGCACGACCAGCAGCGGTCGGCCGAGCTGTTGCGGACCGGGACGGTGCTCGGCGCCGTCACCGCCGACCCGACTGCAGTACAGGGGTGTTCGACCACACCGCTGCTGACCGTGCGATACACCGCAGCGGCCACGCGGAGTCTCGTCGACCGGCACCGCCGCGGCCGGTCGGTCGACCTGGCGACCATGCCGTTGGTCCGCTTCTCGGCCGACGACGACCTGCAGCAGCACGTCCTCGACCGCCGTGGCATCACCGTGCGGCCGCCGACCCACGTCGTCCCCGACTCCGCGGGCTTCGAGGCAGCGGTCCTCGCGGGCCTCGGGTGGGGTGTGCTGCTGCCCGACCAGCTGCGTCGGCTCCGCGACGACGACGTCGTCCCGCTCGGGCGTGACGACCACGTCGACGTGCCGCTCTACTGGCAGCGGTGGCGGCTGCCGTCGAGCCACCTCGACCGGCTCACGGCCCTCGTCACCGAGGCGGCACGTGCGTCGAGCCGGCCCGCAGCTCGCGCCACGCGACGAACCCCCCGATGA
- a CDS encoding rhodanese-like domain-containing protein: MTIDEMLAEARAHLQRLTPAQAEAALHDGAVVVDIRPAAQRQHEGELPEALVVERNVLEWRFDPESDAALPEADHDLQVVVLCQEGYTSSLAAASLRQLGVHRATDVIGGFVAWRELRAGSTHVPPR, translated from the coding sequence GTGACGATCGACGAGATGCTCGCCGAGGCCCGCGCGCACCTGCAGCGGCTGACCCCGGCCCAGGCCGAGGCGGCCCTGCACGACGGGGCGGTCGTCGTCGACATCCGACCCGCGGCCCAACGGCAGCACGAGGGTGAGCTGCCCGAGGCCCTCGTCGTCGAGCGCAACGTCCTCGAGTGGCGCTTCGACCCCGAGAGCGACGCCGCCCTGCCGGAGGCCGACCACGACCTGCAGGTCGTGGTGCTGTGCCAGGAGGGGTACACCTCGAGCCTCGCCGCCGCCTCGTTGCGGCAGCTCGGCGTGCACCGCGCGACCGACGTCATCGGGGGGTTCGTCGCGTGGCGCGAGCTGCGGGCCGGCTCGACGCACGTGCCGCCTCGGTGA
- a CDS encoding cysteine dioxygenase — MTTHTTPATTDPSPATFPSPSSASRPRATWKPAVLAETARTLARQRPLWQPLVDFDPVTRYYARLAADEQHEAWLLTWLPGQGTPWHDHGGSAGSFVVLQGVLTEEVAGYQAGPRPGDERRATGPAVILGTGDQRTFGPRHLHRVTNHGPDPAVSLHVYAPKLTTMNNYEEVDDGLLEVIEQTRMGSDW; from the coding sequence ATGACCACTCACACCACGCCTGCGACGACCGACCCCTCTCCCGCCACGTTCCCGTCGCCCTCCTCCGCCTCCCGCCCGCGCGCGACGTGGAAGCCGGCGGTGCTCGCCGAGACGGCCCGCACCCTCGCACGCCAGCGCCCGCTCTGGCAGCCGCTCGTCGACTTCGACCCGGTCACCCGCTACTACGCCCGCCTCGCCGCCGACGAGCAGCACGAGGCATGGCTGCTGACGTGGCTGCCGGGCCAGGGCACGCCGTGGCACGACCACGGCGGCAGCGCCGGCTCCTTCGTCGTACTCCAGGGCGTGCTGACGGAGGAGGTGGCCGGCTACCAGGCCGGCCCGCGCCCCGGTGACGAGCGCCGGGCCACCGGGCCGGCGGTCATCCTCGGCACGGGTGACCAGCGCACGTTCGGCCCGCGCCACCTGCACCGGGTCACCAACCACGGGCCCGACCCGGCCGTCAGCCTCCACGTCTACGCCCCCAAGCTGACGACGATGAACAACTACGAGGAGGTCGACGACGGCCTGCTCGAGGTCATCGAGCAGACGAGGATGGGCTCCGACTGGTGA
- a CDS encoding LysE/ArgO family amino acid transporter — translation MPITLSTTLLGLLTGLGLIVAIGAQNAFVLRQGLTRRHVGLVVAVCAVSDAALIVAGVAGVGAVITAHPAVVTVVRWVGAAYLIAFAVQSLRRAARPGALEAEGRAGTRRGTLLTVLALTWLNPHVYLDTVLLLGSVANQQGADRWWFATGAVTASVLWFGSLGFGARLLAPLFARPVTWRVLDVVIAVVMVTIAATLLLSA, via the coding sequence GTGCCCATCACCCTGTCCACCACTCTGCTCGGCCTGCTCACCGGCCTGGGGCTCATCGTCGCGATCGGTGCCCAGAACGCCTTCGTGCTGCGCCAGGGCCTGACCCGTCGACACGTCGGCCTCGTCGTCGCGGTGTGCGCGGTGTCTGACGCCGCGTTGATCGTGGCGGGGGTGGCCGGCGTCGGCGCCGTCATCACCGCGCACCCTGCCGTCGTCACGGTGGTCCGCTGGGTCGGCGCGGCCTACCTGATCGCCTTCGCGGTGCAGTCCCTGCGGCGAGCCGCTCGCCCCGGCGCGCTCGAGGCCGAGGGCCGGGCCGGCACCCGCCGCGGGACGCTGCTCACGGTGCTCGCCCTGACCTGGCTCAACCCGCACGTCTACCTCGACACGGTGCTGCTGCTGGGCTCGGTCGCCAACCAGCAGGGTGCCGACCGCTGGTGGTTCGCGACCGGGGCGGTGACCGCCAGCGTGCTGTGGTTCGGGTCCCTCGGCTTCGGGGCACGCCTGCTCGCTCCGCTCTTCGCCCGACCGGTCACCTGGCGGGTGCTCGACGTCGTCATCGCGGTCGTCATGGTGACGATCGCGGCCACGCTGCTGCTCTCCGCCTGA